From a region of the Oryza sativa Japonica Group chromosome 6, ASM3414082v1 genome:
- the LOC107278740 gene encoding aspartyl protease family protein At5g10770, protein MRVALLLLCVFVSVVGVVRAFAAQGIDALPTIAYEPAGAAKKDSVGGACTVRASSDPNRASVPLVHRHGPCAPSAASGGKPSLAERLRRDRARTNYIVTKATGGRTAATALSDAAGGGTSIPTFLGDSVNSLEYVVTLGIGTPAVQQTVLIDTGSDLSWVQCKPCGAGECYAQKDPLFDPSSSSSYASVPCDSDACRKLAAGAYGHGCTGVSGGAAALCEYGIEYGNRATTTGVYSTETLTLKPGVVVADFGFGCGDHQHGPYEKFDGLLGLGGAPESLVSQTSSQFGGPFSYCLPPTSGGAGFLTLGAPPNSSSSTAASGLSFTPMRRLPSVPTFYIVTLTGISVGGAPLAIPPSAFSSGMVIDSGTVITGLPATAYAALRSAFRSAMSEYRLLPPSNGGVLDTCYDFTGHANVTVPTISLTFSGGATIDLAAPAGVLVDGCLAFAGAGTDNAIGIIGNVNQRTFEVLYDSGKGTVGFRAGAC, encoded by the exons ATGCGTGTCgcgctgctgctgttgtgcgTGTTCGTCTCCGTGGTTGGCGTTGTtagggccttcgccgcccaggGCATCGATGCCCTGCCCACGATCGCCTACGAGCCCGCCGGTGCGGCAAAGAAAGACAGCGTCGGTGGCGCATGCACTGTGCGCG CGAGTTCCGACCCGAACCGCGCTTCCGTGCCTTTGGTGCACCGGCACGGGCCGTGCGCGCcatcggcggcgagcggcggcaagccATCTCTCGCCGAGAGGCTCCGCCGCGACCGCGCCCGCACGAACTACATCGTCACCAAGGCCACCGGCGGCCGCACGGCGGCCACCGCGCTGTcggacgccgccggcggtggcacgAGCATCCCGACGTTCCTGGGCGACTCCGTCAACTCGCTGGAGTACGTCGTCACGCTCGGCATCGGCACGCCGGCCGTCCAGCAGACCGTCCTCATCGACACCGGCAGCGACCTGTCGTGGGTGCAGTGCAAGCCGTGCGGCGCCGGCGAGTGCTACGCCCAGAAGGACCCGCTGTTCGAcccgagctcgtcgtcgtcgtacgcCTCGGTCCCGTGCGACTCCGACGCGTGCAGGAAGCTCGCGGCCGGCGCGTACGGCCATGGCTGCACGGGcgtctccggcggcgccgccgcgctgtgcGAGTACGGGATCGAGTACGGCaaccgcgccaccaccaccggggTGTACAGCACGGAGACGCTGACGCTCAagcccggcgtcgtcgtcgccgacttcGGCTTCGGCTGCGGCGACCACCAGCACGGCCCCTACGAGAAGTTCGACGGCCTCCTCGGGCTCGGCGGCGCGCCGGAGTCGCTCGTGTCGCAGACGTCGTCCCAGTTCGGCGGGCCCTTCTCGTACTGCCTCCcgccgacgagcggcggcgccgggttcCTCACTCTCGGCGCGCcgcccaacagcagcagcagcacggcggCCAGCGGCTTATCGTTCACGCCGATGCGCCGCCTCCCCTCGGTGCCGACGTTCTACATCGTGACGCTCACCGGCATCAGCGTCGGCGGTGCGCCGCTCGCCATCCCGCCGTCGGCGTTCTCGAGCGGCATGGTCATCGACTCCGGCACGGTCATCACGGGGCTCCCGGCGACGGCCTACGCGGCGCTCCGGTCAGCGTTCCGGAGCGCCATGTCCGAGTACCGGCTCCTGCCGCCGTCGAACGGCGGCGTGCTCGACACGTGCTACGACTTCACCGGACACGCCAACGTCACCGTGCCGACGATCTCCCTGACGTTCAGTGGCGGCGCCACGATCGACCTCGCTGCGCCGGCGGGTGTTCTGGTCGACGGCTGCCTTGCCTTCGCCGGAGCAGGGACGGACAACGCCATTGGAATCATTGGCAACGTGAACCAACGCACGTTCGAGGTTCTGTACGATTCTGGCAAGGGAACCGTCGGATTTAGGGCCGGTGCTTGCTGA
- the LOC4340844 gene encoding probable carboxylesterase 18: protein MADAHGHRRRVALPCAVRLRLCLLEAAIDATQRRDGAINRPLFSLYDRRAPADPRPDAAGVSSTDVTVDASRGLWARVFTPTAPEHEHSSSSSTTTPRPVIVYFHGGGFAMFSAASRPFDTHCRTLCAGVGAVVVSVDYRLAPEHRFPAAYDDGEAVLRYLATTGLRDEHGVPVDLSACFLAGDSAGGNIAHHVAQRWTTTSAATPPPPSDNPVHLAGVILLEPYFGGEERTKAERALEGVAPVVNIRRSDRWWRAFLPEGADRNHPAAHVTGDAGPEPELQEAFPPAMVVVGGLDPLQDWDRRYAGMLRRKGKAVRVVEFPEAIHAFYFFPEFAGDIRKLVGEIRAFVEDSIMSKQSIA, encoded by the coding sequence ATGGCCGATGCGCACGGTCACCGCCGGCGGGTGGCCCTGCCGTGCGCGGTGCGCCTCCGGCTCTGCCTCCTCGAGGCCGCCATCGACGCGACGCAGCGCCGGGACGGCGCCATCAACCGTCCTCTCTTCTCCCTGTACGACCGGCGGGCGCCCGCCGACCCGCGgccggacgccgccggcgtGAGCTCCACGGACGTCACCGTCGACGCGTCCCGCGGCCTCTGGGCGCGCGTCTTCACCCCTACCGCGCCGGAGCACGAgcactcctcgtcgtcgtcgacgacgacgccgcgcccCGTCATCGTCTACTtccacggcggcggcttcgCGATGTTCTCGGCGGCCTCCCGCCCGTTCGACACCCACTGCCGCACGCTCTGCGCCGgggtcggcgccgtcgtcgtctccgtcgaCTACCGCCTCGCCCCCGAGCACCGGTTCCCCGCCGCGTACGACGACGGGGAGGCCGTCCTCCGCTACCTCGCCACCACCGGCCTCCGCGACGAGCACGGCGTCCCCGTGGACCTCTCCGCCTGCTTCCTCGCGGGAGACAGCGCCGGCGGCAACATCGCGCACCACGTGGCCCAGCGCtggacgacgacgtcggcggcgactccgccgcctccgtcagACAACCCCGTCCACCTCGCCGGTGTGATACTCCTGGAGCCGTActtcggcggcgaggagcggacCAAGGCAGAGCGCGCGCTGGAGGGCGTGGCGCCGGTGGTGAACATCCGGCGGTCGGACCGGTGGTGGAGGGCGTTCTTGCCGGAGGGGGCCGACCGGAACCACCCGGCGGCGCACGTCACCGGCGACGCGGGGCCGGAGCCCGAGCTGCAAGAAGCGTTCCCGCCGGCGATGgtggtcgtcgggggcctcgaCCCGCTGCAAGACTGGGACCGGAGGTACGCCGGCATGCTGCGGCGGAAGGGGAAGGCGGTGCGGGTGGTGGAGTTCCCGGAGGCCATACACGCCTTCTACTTCTTCCCGGAGTTCGCCGGCGACATCCGGAAGCTCGTCGGTGAAATCAGGGCGTTCGTGGAAGACAGCATCATGTCCAAGCAATCCATTGCTTAG